From the genome of Aspergillus fumigatus Af293 chromosome 1, whole genome shotgun sequence, one region includes:
- the pdeA gene encoding 3',5'-cyclic-nucleotide phosphodiesterase PDE1, translating to MADKAAFQVIVLGPTGGPREDSLTGLLVRSTSTNWSTNSVIAVDAGTLVSGIIHTLEQYNAELRDGSYMMNEGPFAGLRMPYKSAQANAAHIFRDIIGAVLITHAHLDHLSGLAINTPMLEAGNGPKPLAALPSIVAAIKNHMLNDVIWPNLSDEDGGAGLLTYQRLVEGGNPRFGRGDAKGYIRACDGLLARCLGVSHGRCRQRFHPESGTHHRVGSSVFAADPLMLPSRAISVDHSTDAGIYSPARSPRMHPANTKDPIWATVESSAFFIRDHHTGNEIIIFGDVEPDCVSLDPRNKRVWEAAAPKIATGKLRAIFIECSYDDSVEDATLYGHLCPRHLIAELTLLAGKVMEARHPRMAISSIGKRKHSDSNRYGGSGGQVSPKSKRFQSFSVAAGKRADMDSVTADMRPRFYSTAEGLAEIPELVHDEPTPSYHEPDDVSDTENSVDPAPQSTSPGEAQTSDSGQLPLSGLSIYIIHIKEDLTDDIPPRERILQQLRSRGEAARLGCEFYAPHRGEGIWV from the exons ATGGCGGATAAAGCAGCCTTTCAGGTGATTGTCTTG GGTCCCACGGGAGGTCCTCGTGAAGACAGCCTCACTGGACTTCTTGTCCGATCAACGTCGACGAACTGGTCGACGAATTCGGTGATTGCGGTTGACGCGGGTACCCTTGTTTCAGGGATTATTCACACTCTGGAGCAATACAATGCGGAATTAAGAGATGGCTCGTATATGATGAATGAAGGGCCTTTTGCCGGCCTCAGAATGCCCTACAAGTCTGCTCAAGCCAATGCTGCACATATTTTCCGAGACATCATTGGAGCTGTCCTGATCACACATGCTCACTTGGATCACCTGTCCGGCCTGGCGATCAACACGCCCATGCTTGAAGCAGGAAACGGGCCCAAACCTTTGGCCGCTCTACCGTCAATTGTCGCTGCCATAAAAAACCATATGCTTAACGACGTGATCTGGCCAAATCTGtccgatgaagatggcggggCGGGTCTACTGACTTATCAACGTCTTGTTGAAGGGGGGAATCCAAGGTTCGGGCGTGGAGATGCGAAGGGGTATATCCGAGCCTGCGACGGTCTTCTAGCCCGGTGCCTCGGCGTCAGTCATGGACGATGCAGGCAACGCTTTCACCCGGAGTCTGGTACTCACCACCGCGTGGGTAGCTCAGTCTTTGCTGCTGATCCACTGATGCTGCCTTCCAGAGCTATATCCGTTGATCACTCTACGGACGCAGG GATATATTCTCCAGCTCGCTCTCCCCGAATGCACCCAGCAAACACGAAAGATCCTATTTGGGCAACAGTGGAGAGCTCTGCATTCTTCATCCGTGATCACCATACTGGCAATGAGATTATTATCTTCGGTGACGTCGAACCCGACTGTGTCTCGCTTGACCCACGCAATAAACGCGTCTGGGAGGCAGCAGCACCGAAAATTGCGACCGGTAAATTGCgcgccatcttcattgaaTGCTCATATGACGATTCTGTCGAGGATGCAACTTTATACGGTCATCTATGTCCGCGACACCTAATTGCGGAACTGACGTTGCTGGCCGGGAAGGTTATGGAAGCCCGGCACCCGCGCATGGCGATATCGAGTATCGGAAAGCGTAAACACTCAGACTCTAACAGGTATGGCGGCAGTGGTGGCCAAGTGAGCCCGAAATCCAAGCGTTTCCAAAGCTTCTCCGTTGCAGCTGGCAAGAGGGCCGACATGGATTCTGTTACGGCCGACATGCGACCACGATTCTACTCAACCGCGGAAGGCTTGGCTGAGATCCCTGAGCTGGTTCATGACGAGCCGACACCGAGCTACCACGAGCCTGACGATGTAAGCGATACTGAAAATTCGGTGGATCCTGCACCACAGTCCACCAGCCCTGGAGAAGCTCAGACCAGTGACTCTGGGCAGCTTCCGCTGTCGGGTTTATCTATCTACATCATACACATCAAAGAAGATCTGACCGATGATATCCCTCCCCGAGAACGAATTTTACAACAGCTTCGATCCCGAGGCGAAGCCGCTAGACTAGGCTGCGAGTTCTACGCTCCCCATCGCGGAGAAGGCATTTGGGTTTGA
- the gwt1 gene encoding putative GPI anchor biosynthesis protein Gwt1: MDPDYKARKEAFVSGLAGGSILEINAVTLVASVSVFLWSILQSRLSFFTPYSAAALLVDFLLNVLAILFATTLYSSAPLLLNLLLISPALLILLSTKRPRTPVKAKPPRQSARAGKDDSKHATALPESLPIHPFLTTYRAAMMVITCIAILAVDFRIFPRRFAKVENWGTSLMDLGVGSFVFSGGVVSARSLLKSRINGSKRLPLAKRLIASTRHSIPLLVLGLIRLYSVKGLDYAEHVTEYGVHWNFFFTLGLLPPFVEVFDALATIIPSYEVLSVGIAVLYQVALESTDLKSYILVSPRGPSLLSKNREGVFSFSGYLAIFLAGRAIGIRIIPRGTSFSRSPEQARRRVLISLGVQALVWTTLFVLNSTYAMGYGANIPVSRRLANMPYVLWVSAFNTAQLFVFCLIETLCFPAVHRTTTQESESERVDFATSRIMSAFNKNSLAIFLLANLLTGAVNLSISTIDANTAQAIAVLIGYSSIITGVALALHHANIKVLPF, from the exons ATGGATCCAGATTATAAAGCTCGCAAAGAGGCCTTTGTCTCAGGTCTTGCAGGAGGAAGCATCCTGGAAATCAACGCCGTCACCTTGGTTGCTTCG GTATCCGTTTTTCTGTGGTCAATTCTACAATCTCGCCTATCCTTTTTCACACCCTACAGCGCCGCTGCCCTTCTCGTTGATTTCCTGCTCAATGTACTAGCTATCTTGTTCGCAACCACTTTATACTCTTCGgcgcctcttcttctcaatctccttctaATATCTCCCGCTCTGCTGATACTCCTCTCTACGAAACGTCCTCGGACCCCCGTCAAAGCGAAACCTCCTCGCCAGTCCGCTAGAGCTGGGAAAGATGACTCGAAACATGCGACAGCCTTGCCAGAGTCTCTACCCAttcatccatttctcacgACATATCGCGCCGCCATGATGGTTATCACGTGCATCGCTATCTTGGCTGTGGATTTTCGCATTTTTCCTCGCCGATTCGCCAAGGTAGAAAACTGGGGTACATCACTCATGGATCTGGGCGTTGGATCGTTTGTCTTTTCGGGCGGAGTAGTATCCGCTCGCTCACTACTCAAGAGCAGGATCAATGGCTCTAAAAGGTTGCCTCTTGCCAAGAGGTTGATTGCGTCGACGCGACACTCTATTCCTCTGCTCGTCCTCGGCCTGATTCGGCTATACAGCGTCAAAGGCTTGGACTATGCGGAGCACGTCACCGAGTACGGCGTACATTGGAACTTCTTCTTTACATTGGGTCTTTTGCCTCCGTTCGTGGAGGTCTTCGACGCCTTGGCTACGATCATTCCGTCATACGAGGTTCTCTCCGTGGGGATCGCCGTCTTGTATCAAGTTGCCCTAGAGTCAACAGACTTGAAAAGCTACATCCTCGTCTCCCCTCGTGGGCCAAGCTTACTGTCCAAGAATCGTGAAGgcgtcttctccttctcaggtTATCTCGCGATTTTTCTTGCTGGTCGTGCGATCGGCATTCGGATAATCCCTCGCGGAACTTCTTTCTCAAGAAGCCCAGAACAGGCCAGGAGACGGGTCCTGATCAGCCTTGGCGTGCAAGCGTTAGTGTGGACCACTCTTTTTGTGTTGAACTCCACTTATGCGATGGGATACGGAGCTAATATCCCTGTCTCCCGCCGCCTCGCTAACATGCCCTATGTCCTTTGGGTTTCGGCGTTCAACACCGCGCAACTGTTTGTGTTCTGCCTGATCGAAACACTCTGCTTTCCTGCAGTTCATCGGACAACGACTCAAGAGAGCGAATCTGAGCGAGTCGATTTTGCTACGAGCCGAATCATGTCGGCCTTCAATAAGAACAGTCTCGCGATCTTTCTTTTGGCCAATCTTCTGACTGGAGCTGTGAATCTGAGCATCTCCACAATTGATGCTAATACAGCGCAGGCCATCGCTGTTCTCATTGGATATTCATCCATTATCACAGGGGTTGCTCTAGCATTGCATCATGCCAATATCAAAGTACTTCCTTTCTAG
- a CDS encoding amidase gives MESLKNEIRFVHYPEVREGPCVPYQNETQSIPVFRGAPLAIGAAIIHSVGFVQSFFWRNAGFEVIRKIPQLRDYAPRYNPTVIPVADSKRAATEELPPSPKSRKGSANYHTSADYHALYKSGKLTPTAVVEALLPLIRRDVRPPGKHSVAFVESQVERIRAAAEASTQRYKQGQPLGPLDGVPVAVKDEVHVEGYRRNLGSNLDFKGGFEGTSWCVQKWEEAGAIIIGKTTMHELGLDTTNNNPNYGTPRNPHNQDYYCGGSSGGSGYAVGAGLVPIALGADGGGSIRIPSSFCGIWGLKPTHNRVSGFPTASLAPTVGVYGPMAASIDDLALAYRLMAAPAPATEDPVSATFPDPMSSISSTAQRPRSKTIGIVPSWIDRAEPPVRAVFDAALDFYRKQGYTVVDIAIPYLPEGQRAHVLTIMSEISSGLTPAQIGALTAPNKVLVSMGMWQITAQDLIAAQRLRNLLMSHLAYLFRQHPGLLILTPTSPIPGWRIESETDLARGVSDGKASVRNMEYVWLANFSGCPAISCPAGYSGGDKGGRVPVGVMAMGEWGSEEDLIAFARDGEAILDLPGNQPSKSDRPDGVSTGLRIPAGDGCLWEDVIAKATAEGSS, from the exons ATGGAATCCCTTAAGAACGAGATTCGATTTGTTCATTATCCTGAGGTCCGCGAAGGACCGTGTGTCCCCTACCAGAACGAGACACAATCAATTCCCGTCTTCCGCGGCGCACCCTTGGCCATCGGAGCTGCCAT CATTCACTCTGTCGGATTTGTTcaaagcttcttctggcgcAATGCAGGGTTTGAAGTAATTCGCAAAATCCCACAGCTGCGCGACTATGCTCCTCGCTACAATCCAACTGTGATTCCTGTCGCGGACTCGAAGCGTGCAGCCACAGAGGAGCTTCCACCATCGCCAAAAAGCCGAAAAGGTTCTGCAAACTACCACACTTCTGCGGACTACCATGCGCTGTATAAGTCCGGGAAATTGACTCCGACTGCTGTCGTGGAGGCACTGTTACCCCTGATCCGGCGTGATGTTCGACCGCCCGGGAAGCACTCGGTCGCCTTTGTGGAGTCGCAGGTAGAGCGGATTCGCGCGGCGGCGGAAGCTTCGACTCAGAGATACAAGCAAGGGCAGCCCCTGGGGCCTCTTGACGGGGTGCCGGTTGCGGTCAAAGACGAGGTGCACGTCGAAGGGTACCGACGAAACCTCGGAAGCAACCTGGACTTCAAGGGAGGGTTTGAGGGCACCTCTTGGTGCGTGCAGAAGtgggaagaagctggtgCTATCATTATTGGGAAGACTACCATGCATGAACTTGGTCTGG ACACCACAAACAACAACCCGAACTACGGGACACCCAGAAACCCTCACAACCAGGACTACTACTGCGGTGGCTCCTCAGGAGGGTCTGGCTATGCGGTCGGAGCAGGCCTGGTGCCCATCGCGCTCGGCGCGGACGGCGGAGGCTCAATTCGCATCCCCTCTTCCTTTTGCGGGATCTGGGGCCTGAAACCCACCCATAATCGCGTCAGCGGCTTCCCGACAGCTTCGCTAGCTCCAACCGTCGGCGTCTACGGACCGATGGCAGCCAGCATCGATGACCTGGCTCTGGCCTACCGCCTCATGGCAGCCCCTGCGCCGGCAACCGAAGACCCCGTCTCCGCCACCTTCCCAGACCCCATGTCGAGCATCTCATCTACAGCTCAAAGACCCCGGAGCAAGACAATCGGTATCGTCCCCTCCTGGATCGACCGCGCCGAGCCACCCGTCCGAGCCGTATTCGACGCCGCCCTCGACTTCTACCGCAAGCAAGGCTACACCGTCGTCGACATCGCCATCCCCTACCTCCCCGAGGGCCAGCGCGCACACGTGCTAACGATTATGTCAGAAATCTCGTCCGGCCTGACACCAGCACAGATCGGCGCCCTCACGGCCCCCAACAAGGTCCTCGTCAGCATGGGCATGTGGCAGATCACCGCACAGGATCTCATCGCCGCCCAGCGCCTccgcaacctcctcatgTCCCACCTCGCCTACCTCTTCCGCCAACACCCCGGTCTACTCATTCTGACCCCGACATCTCCCATTCCCGGCTGGAGGATCGAAAGCGAGACGGATCTTGCCCGCGGCGTGTCCGACGGCAAGGCCTCTGTCCGGAATATGGAGTATGTCTGGCTGGCGAATTTCAGCGGGTGTCCAGCCATCAGTTGTCCCGCTGGGTACTCCGGTGGTGATAAAGGGGGCCGTGTCCCCGTCGGTGTAATGGCTATGGGCGAATGGGGATCGGAAGAAGACCTCATCGCTTTCGCCAGGGACGGAGAAGCGATCTTGGATCTCCCTGGGAACCAGCCATCGAAATCTGATCGACCGGACGGAGTGTCGACTGGCTTGAGGATTCCGGCCGGCGACGGCTGTCTATGGGAGGATGTAATTGCGAAAGCTACCGCAGAAGGCTCCTCTTGA
- a CDS encoding bZIP transcription factor encodes MSSNQDTTQSSTKKRESRAGTRKVTTLSAEQLARKRANDREAQRTIRQRTKEHIERLQNQVAELQAKNQQFDDVMRRNAALEHEIKSLRQQLAMLTGNQSYSSTEGSYSSPAGATPPSHYSESLNVPPVSRAPSVLSASSQISVAQEWQTYGSTRSSSICESSDADYSNRAESYGFEAQAQTPHTIPNAIPHANFNTNIAHAPDSTFQQYPQYFRASGPESARGEQVLRHPQQALPYVPSQQPMPMPDVPPDRVAGGYSVLQASQHYPHPINQPGGNQSGGNQPGGNHGYSYGWPHQS; translated from the exons ATGAGCTCTAACCAAGACACCACGCAATCGTCGACAAAGAAGCGAGAATCCCGCGCAGGAACTCGTAAAGTGACCACTCTTTCCGCTGAACAGCTGGCGCGAAAGCGTGCCAACGATCGAGAGGCACAAAGAACCATTCGTCAGCGGACGAAAGAACATATCGAGCGACTCCAAAACCAAGTGGCTGAGCTCCAAGCCAAGAACCAGCAATTTGACGACGTGATGCGACGGAATGCTGCTCTAGAGCATGAGATCAagagcctcaggcagcaacTGGCTATGCTCACTGGCAACCAAAGCTATAGCAGTACTG AAGGATCATACAGCAGCCCAGCGGGAGCCACGCCTCCAAGTCATTACTCAGAGTCCTTGAACGTACCACCGGTGTCGAGAGCCCCCTCGGTCCTCTCCGCCTCGAGCCAGATTTCTGTCGCTCAGGAATGGCAGACGTACGGTTCGACACGGTCCTCATCTATATGCGAATCATCAGATGCGGATTACAGCAACAGGGCCGAATCTTACGGGTTCGAGGCACAGGCCCAGACTCCTCATACAATACCCAACGCAATCCCCCACGCCAATTTCAACACCAATATCGCCCACGCTCCGGATTCCACTTTCCAACAATACCCCCAGTACTTTCGGGCTAGCGGACCGGAAAGTGCGCGGGGAGAACAGGTTCTACGTCATCCTCAGCAAGCTTTGCCATATGTACCCAGCCAACAGCCCATGCCAATGCCGGATGTCCCACCAGATCGGGTAGCCGGCGGGTATTCAGTACTTCAAGCTTCGCAGCACTACCCTCATCCCATAAATCAGCCAGGGGGAAACCAGTCGGGGGGAAATCAGCCAGGAGGTAATCATGGCTACAGCTACGGCTGGCCACATCAGTCTTGA
- a CDS encoding acyl-CoA dehydrogenase codes for MASIARALRPLSRTAPSFRLAARQPLAYRLAQSTHAFSTTSQRRDVDLSSLTPTPITHLSETESLMAETVSKFAQEQIGPKVREMDESEVMDPTLVEQLFEQGLMGIEIPEEYGGAGMNFTSAIVAIEELARVDPSVSVLVDVHNTLVNTAFNKWADAALKKTWLPKLATDTVGSFCLSEPASGSDAFALQTKAEKTADGYKLNGSKMWITNSMEAGVFIVFANLDPSKGYKGITAFVVEKDTPGFSIAKKEKKLGIRASSTCVLNFDDVVIPKGNLLGEEGQGYKYAIGLLNEGRIGIAAQMTGLALGAWENAASYVWNDRRQFGQLIGTFQGMQHQLAQAYVEIAAARALVYNAARKKEAGQDFVQDAAMAKLYASQVAGRVASSAVEWMGGMGFVREGIAEKMFRDSKIGAIYEGTSNIQLQTIAKLLQKQYTK; via the exons ATGGCATCTATCGCCCGTGCTCTGCGGCCCTTGTCCCGCACCGCTCCCTCTTTCCGCCTCGCAGCCAGACAGCCATTGGCATACCGACTGGCACAAAG CACCCATGCTTTCTCTACCACGTCCCAGCGGCGGGATGTCGATCTCTCCAGCCTGACCCCAACCCCAATCACCCATCTCTCCGAAACCGAGTCGCTGATGGCCGAAACCGTCTCCAAGTTTGCCCAGGAACAGATCGGACCCAAAGTGCGAGAAATGGACGAGTCCGAAGTCATGGACCCCACACTAGTCGAGCAGCTGTTCGAGCAAGGGTTGATGGGTATCGAGATCCCCGAGGAATACGGCGGAGCCGGTATGAACTTCACCTCCGCTATTGTTGCCATCGAGGAACTGGCCCGCGTCGACCCCAGCGTTAGTGTCCTGGTGGATGTGCACAACACGCTCGTCAATACGGCCTTCAACAAGTGGGCCGACGCCGCGCTCAAGAAGACGTGGTTGCCTAAGCTCGCTACGGACACCGTCGGTTCGTTTTGTCTCTCTGAGCCGGCGTCCGGATCCGATGCGTTCGCCCTGCAGACCAAGGCGGAAAAGACGGCGGATGGGTACAAGCTGAATGGATCCAAGATGTGGATTACCAACTCCATGGAGGCTGGGGTGTTCATCGTCTTTGCGAACCTGGATCCCAGCAAGGGCTACAAGGGAATCACAGCCTTTGTGGTCGAGAAGGATACCCCGGGATTCTCCAttgccaagaaggagaagaagctgggTATCCGGGCTAGCAGCACCTGCGTGCTCAACTTCGATGATGTGGTCATTCCCAAGGGTAATCTGCTCGGAGAGGAGGGCCAGGGCTATAAGTACGCTATTGGCTTGCTGAACGAAGGTCGTATCGGTATTGCCGCTCAGATGACCGGTCTGGCATTGGGTGCTTGGGAAAACGCCGCCAG TTACGTCTGGAACGACCGTCGTCAATTCGGGCAGCTTATCGGAACTTTCCAGGGTATGCAGCACCAGCTCGCCCAGGCCTACGTCGAAATCGCTGCCGCACGGGCTCTCGTCTACAATGCCGCACGCAAGAAGGAAGCTGGTCAAGACTTTGTCCAGGACGCCGCCATGGCCAAGTTGTACGCCTCGCAGGTTGCAGGCCGTGTGGCCAGCTCCGCCGTCGAATGGATGGGCGGCATGGGCTTTGTCCGTGAAGGCATCGCCGAGAAAATGTTCCGTGACAGCAAGATTGGTGCCATCTACGAAGGCACAAGTAACATTCAGCTGCAGACAATTGCTAAGCTCCTGCAAAAGCAGTACACTAAATAG
- a CDS encoding senescence-associated domain-containing protein yields the protein MSSTHDPRLLYSINNILAFHIQNGEETELTPSGPQTLSLLMVPTTASTPQAAGTDGPVEEDFYLHLHLPPELDLALPATTQIYHQPPNSYLIPRWDLGPDAGAFIRIQFPRIGTGPDKVTQEDIDTFETILAQCTAFLERAPPPREHAPYNPASYAPGEGYVSSEQVTSSDAHGKIVLVDEENGSVVGEMEGYQVVEQPGVKPGSKRPVEIQLPAEGEGNKISVSNVSEEYLQMARHPAYKNSTLVQKSAMASRLIVTGSSYIGNVLTSGAESFTKKTKPNPKPMTFSETTHARFRKIGTLSQGAAELSAKTVGQVGKVAQNFGASLTRREGKQKGIDKYGNSSDYKPGILNKSLIAFSTLADGIEQGARNVLTSGSVAASTMIAHRYGAEAGAVASNVTGGIKNVGLVYIDASGVSRKAVLKSVAKGMVVGRMRDGKQVVVGTGDGGEVPPSVGGPSQSLLGGRDPVARRPSPSPTPPPAYGASGTVSLGGTAISGGKR from the exons ATGTCATCCACCCATGATCCCAGACTCCTCTACAGCATCAATAATATTCTTGCCTTCCATATCCAGAATGGCGAAGAAACGGAGCTCACTCCATCCGGTCCGCAGACCCTCTCTCTATTGATGGTTCCAACTACCGCTTCGACTCCTCAGGCCGCAGGCACGGACGGACCAGTAGAGGAGGACTTTTATCTTCACTTACACCTCCCACCTGAGTTGGATCTTGCCCTTCCCGCAACAACCCAGATCTACCATCAGCCGCCGAATAGCTACTTGATTCCTCGTTGGGATCTAGGACCCGATGCGGGTGCGTTCATTCGCATTCAATTTCCCAGAATTGGGACCGGGCCCGATAAGGTGACGCAGGAAGATATCGACACTTTCGAAACAATTTTGGCACAATGTACAGCATTCCTCGAGCGAGCGCCTCCACCGAGGGAGCACGCACCATACAACCCGGCCAGCTATGCTCCTGGGGAAGGCTACGTCTCCTCCGAGCAGGTTACCTCTAGTGATGCACATGGAAAAATTGTTTTGgttgacgaggagaatggTAGTGTTGTAGGGGAGATGGAAGGATACCAAGTAGTGGAGCAACCTGGTGTGAAGCCAGGCTCCAAGA GACCGGTGGAAATTCAACTTCCTGCcgagggagagggaaacaAAATCAGCGTCAGTAATGTGTCGGAAGAGTACTTGCAGATGGCTCGCCACCCGGCATATAAGAACTCGACCCTTGTCCAGAAATCTGCCATGGCATCCCGCTTGATCGTGACAGGATCATCGTACATTGGCAACGTTTTAACCAGTGGAGCTGAAAGCTTCACGAAGAAAACAAAACCCAATCCCAAGCCAATGACATTTTCTGAAACCACCCACGCACGATTTCGAAAGATTGGCACCCTCTCTCAAGGCGCGGCAGAACTCTCCGCCAAAACCGTGGGCCAAGTTGGTAAAGTGGCACAGAATTTCGGTGCCTCTCTGACCCGGCGAGAGGGTAAACAGAAAGGTATTGATAAGTACGGAAACAGCAGCGATTACAAGCCGGGGATCTTGAACAAGTCCTTGATCGCCTTCTCAACTCTGGCGGATGGTATCGAGCAGGGTGCGCGCAATGTGCTGACTTCTGGCTCTGTCGCGGCCAGCACAATGATTGCACATCGTTATGGAGCGGAAGCCGGTGCCGTGGCGAGCAACGTCACTGGCGGTATCAAGAACGTCGGCCTGGTGTACATTGACGCGTCCGGTGTGAGCCGCAAAGCTGTCCTCAAATCCGTCGCGAAGGGAATGGTCGTTGGACGCATGCGCGATGGTAAACAAGTCGTCGTCGGTACGGGTGATGGAGGCGAGGTGCCTCCAAGTGTAGGTGGCCCCAGCCAATCTCTGCTTGGCGGACGAGACCCCGTCGCACGACGCCCGTCTCCCAGTCCTACACCACCTCCCGCTTATGGGGCTTCGGGCACCGTTTCGTTGGGCGGAACAGCTATCTCAGGAGGGAAGCGTTAG
- a CDS encoding Ser/Thr protein phosphatase superfamily, translating into MASFQLVSDIHLEAPPAYDLFDIPSKAPYLAILGDIGYVKNDGFFAFLERHLRKFQAIFLVLGNHEPWNSTWATAKDRLRNFSDSIRQRKASEESTKAENKFGEFVFMDQTRYDICPDITVLGCTLHSQIAQSQEERVSLSLNDFYHIENWDVESHRAAHKADLAWLNNQVIDLTQSDPHRKIIIFTHHSPTLDARATDPAHVNSPIISAFATDLTGEPCWEKPQVRLWAFGHTHYNCDFVDNRTGRRIVANQRGYYFAQSEGYDPELVVSV; encoded by the coding sequence ATGGCTTCTTTTCAATTGGTATCTGACATCCACCTGGAAGCTCCCCCCGCATACGACCTGTTCGACATCCCTTCGAAAGCGCCGTATCTAGCCATTCTAGGCGACATTGGCTATGTCAAAAACGACGGCTTTTTTGCCTTCCTCGAGCGCCATCTTCGAAAGTTCCAAGCCATTTTCTTAGTATTAGGAAACCATGAGCCCTGGAATTCCACCTGGGCAACGGCGAAGGACAGGCTTAGAAACTTCTCCGATAGTATTCGCCAGAGGAAGGCTTCAGAAGAAAGTACAAAAGCCGAAAATAAATTCGGAGAATTCGTTTTCATGGATCAAACGCGCTACGATATCTGCCCAGACATCACAGTACTAGGCTGCACGCTTCACTCCCAAATCGCACAGAGCCAGGAAGAGCGCGTCTCCCTGTCACTCAATGACTTCTACCACATCGAGAACTGGGATGTAGAGAGCCATCGAGCTGCACACAAAGCTGATCTCGCCTGGCTCAACAACCAAGTCATCGACCTCACTCAATCGGATCCGCATCGCAAAATCATTATCTTCACTCACCACAGTCCCACACTTGACGCTCGTGCAACTGATCCTGCGCATGTGAACAGTCCCATCATATCGGCTTTCGCGACAGATCTGACTGGGGAGCCGTGCTGGGAAAAACCCCAGGTGCGCTTATGGGCCTTTGGACACACGCATTATAATTGTGATTTTGTCGACAACAGAACAGGGAGACGCATTGTGGCGAATCAAAGAGGCTATTATTTTGCGCAGTCAGAAGGTTATGATCCGGAGCTGGTGGTTAGTGTATAG